A portion of the Oncorhynchus gorbuscha isolate QuinsamMale2020 ecotype Even-year linkage group LG19, OgorEven_v1.0, whole genome shotgun sequence genome contains these proteins:
- the LOC124005143 gene encoding extracellular calcium-sensing receptor-like produces MKLSPAPALDPSLAGSLVLLHLAVVTGGLALLSSASVSASGLESVRCRLQGTPRPPAFSQDGDFVIGGVFSIHYYMHTVDHSYTSLPEPLQCTGSMDPRELRFSRAMIFAVEEINNSSYLLPGIMLGYQVHDSCASVPMAVKVAFQLANGLDPMFDTGEQCSGSATVTAIVGESGSTPTISMLRITGPFGIPQVSHSSTCACLSDKKQYPTFFRTIPSDQFQAAALAHLIRHFGWTWIGAVRSDTDYGNNGMAAFLQAAQEEGICVEYSEAFSLTNPHSRVQRVADVIRSSTAQVVVAFVSAWDMRILLREMERLPSPPRQWIGSESWVTDPNMLSFGLCAGAIGYGIQRSVIPGLRDFLLDLSPQKVSKSPLLTEFWEGAFGCRLRIGTSTGVGVEEKVCDGSEDIQQLQTPYTDTSQLRVTNMVYKAVYAIAHAIHKVVCEERENSTVNCDKNLNVKPTQVLERLRRVNFSRNGYQVSFDANGDPVATYELVNWQRRKSGKMEFVTVGRYDASLPPDQRLDIEREITWVKNSTQVPVSVCSESCPPGTRKAVQKGKPVCCYDCIQCAEGEISNNTDSSDCLICPEEYWPNAERDLCILKPVEFLSFHEVLGIILTACSVGGACLAIATATVFYHHRTSAIVRANNSELSFLLLFSLTLCFLCSLTFIGRPSEWSCMLRHTAFGITFVLCISCVLGKTIVVLMAFRATLPGSNVMKWFGPPQQRLTVVSFTFVQALICTLWLVLSPPFPIKNLTTYKEKIILECDVGSVIGFWAVLGYIGLLSLLCFVLAFLARKLPDNFNEAKFITFSMLIFCAVWITFIPAYFSSPGKLTVAVEIFAIITSSFGLFFLLFVPKCFIILFRPEKNTKKHLMEKTSNDKRY; encoded by the exons ATGAAGCTCTCTCCGGCTCCTGCTCTAGATCCAAGTCTGGCTGGTAGTCTGGTTTTACTACATCTAGCTGTGGTGACTGGTGGGCTTGCCTTGCTCtcgtctgcctctgtctctgcctctgggCTGGAGTCTGTCAGATGCAGGCTCCAAGGCACCCCTCGTCCTCCGGCGTTCTCCCAGGATGGGGACTTTGTCATCGGGGGTGTTTTCTCCATTCACTACTATATGCACACTGTGGATCACAGCTACACCAGCCTGCCTGAGCCCCTGCAGTGCACAGGGAG TATGGATCCCCGTGAGCTGCGCTTCTCTCGCGCCATGATCTTCGCAGTTGAGGAGATAAACAACAGTTCATACCTTCTACCGGGTATCATGCTCGGTTATCAAGTGCACGACTCATGCGCCTCGGTCCCTATGGCCGTGAAAGTGGCCTTCCAACTAGCTAACGGCCTGGATCCCATGTTTGATACCGGAGAACAGTGCTCAGGGTCGGCTACAGTGACAGCTATCGTGGGCGAGTCTGGCTCCACGCCAACCATCAGCATGTTGCGCATCACCGGCCCTTTCGGCATTCCTCAG GTGAGCCACTCTTCCACCTGTGCTTGTCTGAGTGATAAGAAACAGTATCCAACCTTCTTCAGAACCATCCCCAGTGATCAGTTCCAGGCTGCCGCTCTGGCCCACCTCATCAGGCACTTCGGCTGGACCTGGATTGGGGCGGTCCGTTCCGACACTGACTACGGTAATAACGGGATGGCTGCTTTCCTACAGGCAGCACAAGAGGAGGGCATCTGTGTGGAGTATTCTGAAGCATTCTCCCTTACCAACCCACACAGTAGAGTGCAACGGGTGGCTGACGTGATCCGCAG CTCCACAGCCCAGGTGGTGGTTGCATTCGTATCTGCTTGGGACATGAGAATCCTGCTGAGGGAGATGGAACGCCTGCCCTCTCCGCCCCGCCAGTGGATCGGGAGTGAGTCCTGGGTCACTGATCCAAATATGCTGAGTTTCGGACTGTGTGCCGGGGCCATCGGATATGGCATCCAACGCTCTGTCATCCCCGGCCTCAGGGACTTCCTCCTGGACCTCTCCCCACAGAAGGTGTCCAAGTCTCCCCTGCTCACTGAGTTCTGGGAGGGAGCCTTTGGCTGTAGGCTGAGGATag gGACCTCTACAGGTGTTGGGGTTGAAGAGAAGGTGTGTGATGGCAGTGAGGATATACAGCAGCTACAGACCCCCTACACAGATACATCCCAGCTGCGTGTCACTAACATGGTGTATAAAGCTGTTTATGCCATAGCACACGCCATCCACAAAGTCGTTTGTGAAGAGAGAGAAAACTCCACTGTGAACTGTGACAAAAACCTTAATGTGAAGCCAACACAG GTCCTGGAGAGATTGAGGAGGGTGAACTTCTCTCGTAACGGGTACCAGGTGTCTTTCGATGCCAACGGGGACCCAGTGGCCACCTATGAGCTGGTCAACTGGCAGAGACGGAAGAGTGGGAAGATGGAGTTTGTGACAGTGGGGCGCTATGATGCGTCCCTGCCTCCTGACCAGAGGCTTGACATCGAGAGGGAAATCACCTGGGTAAAGAACAGTACCCAAGTACCTGTGTCAGTGTGCAGTGAGAGCTGTCCCCCAGGCACTCGTAAGGCTGTACAGAAAGGAAAGCCTGTATGCTGTTATGACTGTATCCAATGTGCAGAGGGAGAGATCAGTAATAACACAG ATTCTTCAGACTGTCTGATCTGTCCTGAAGAGTACTGGCCCAACGCTGAGAGAGACCTCTGTATCCTTAAACCTGTGGAGTTCCTGTCCTTCCACGAGGTCCTCGGAATCATCCTGACCGCCTGCTCTGTAGGCGGGGCTTGTCTTGCAATCGCCACGGCAACTGTCTTCTACCACCACCGAACGTCTGCCATCGTCAGGGCCAACAACTCTGAGCTGAGCTTcctgctgctcttctccttgactctgtgttttcTGTGTTCTCTTACTTTCATTGGCCGGCCCTCTGAATGGTCCTGTATGCTGCGTCACACAGCGTTTGGGATCACCTTCGTTCTCTGCATCTCTTGTGTTCTGGGGAAAACAATAGTGGTGTTGATGGCTTTCAGGGCTACGCTTCCAGGCAGTAATGTCATGAAATGGTTTGgtcctccacagcagagattgacTGTAGTGTCCTTCACGTTTGTCCAGGCTTTGATATGCACTCTGTGGTTGGTCCtgtcccctcccttccccatTAAAAACCTCACTACCTACAAGGAAAAGATCATTCTAGAGTGTGATGTGGGTTCAGTTATTGGTTTCTGGGCTGTGTTGGGTTATATAGGACTCCTGTCTCTCTTGTGCTTTGTGCTGGCTTTTCTGGCTCGGAAGCTGCCTGATAACTTCAATGAGGCCAAATTCATCACCTTCAGCATGCTCATATTCTGTGCAGTCTGGATCACCTTTATCCCAGCTTATTTCAGCTCTCCTGGGAAgttgactgtagctgtggagatcTTTGCCATCATCACCTCTAGCTTTGGGTTGTTCTTTCTATTATTTGTTCCTAAATGCTTTATTATTCTGTTCAGGCCGGAGAAGAACACCAAGAAACACCTCATGGAGAAGACATCCAATGATAAACGTTATTAA